One Rhea pennata isolate bPtePen1 chromosome 3, bPtePen1.pri, whole genome shotgun sequence DNA segment encodes these proteins:
- the PNPT1 gene encoding polyribonucleotide nucleotidyltransferase 1, mitochondrial isoform X1 encodes MAAASCRGAALGGLAVGAFSGGAGARRSAMGRGRRRRLLLLGGWLPRLTPARGTVEKAGPSRTVAVEVGGRKMELSSGKLARFADGSAVVQLGDTAVMVTAVSKTKPSPSQFMPLVVDYRQKAAAAGRIPTNYLRRELGATDKEILTSRVIDRSIRPLFPVGYFYDTQILCNLLAVDGVNEPDVLAINGASAALALSDIPWNGPIGAVRVGLVDGETIINPTRKQLSSSTLNLVVAGAPQNQVVMLEATAENILQQDFCHAIKVGVKHTQQIIQGIQQLVKERGIVKRTVQKLFVAPEEIVECAKKFAFNKIYAVFTDFSHDKVSRDEAVNKIRLETEEHLKEKFPEAEPYEIMESFNVVSKDIFRNLILNEYRRCDGRDLTSIRDIRCEVNMFKMLHGSALFQRGQTQVLCTVTFDSLESSVKSDLISTAVSGVKDKNFMLHYEFPPYATNEIGKVTGVNRRELGHGALAERALKPVIPQHFPFTIRVTSEVLESNGSSSMASACGGSLALMDAGVPVSSAVAGVAIGLVTKCNLEKNGDLEDYRLLTDILGIEDYYGDMDFKMAGTNKGITALQVDLKLPGIPMKIVMEAIQQATAAKREILQIMNQTLAKPRPNRKENGPVVETVHVPLSKRLRFVGPGAYNLKKLQAQTGVTLSQLDEETYSVFAPTPSAMHEAREFIREICKDDQELNLEFGAVYTATITEIRDSGVMVKLYPNMTPVLLHNSQLDQRKIKHPSALGLEVGQEIQVKYFGRDPTDGRMRLSRKVLQSPATTVLKTLTDKNSIVMGGAGPQSSSSSQ; translated from the exons ATGGCCGCTGCGAGCTGCCGTGGTGCCGCGCTCGGCGGTTTGGCTGTTGGCGCCTTTAGCGGCGGGGCTGGTGCGCGCCGCAGCGCCatggggcgggggcggcggcggcggctgctgctaCTGGGCGGCTGGCTGCCGCGGCTGACGCCTGCTCGTGGCACTGTCGAGAAGGCCGGGCCCAGCCGGACGGTGGCGGTGGAAGTGGGAGGCAG GAAGATGGAATTGTCCTCTGGAAAACTTGCTAGGTTTGCTGATGGATCTGCTGTTGTTCAG ctagGTGACACAGCAGTGATGGTCACAGCAGTCAGTAAAACAAAGCCTTCTCCCTCTCAATTTATGCCATTAGTG GTTGACTATCGTcagaaagctgctgcagcaggaagaatTCCTACAAACTATTTAAGAAGAGAACTTGGTGCCACTGATAAAGAAATTCTTACCAGCAGAGTAATAG ATAGGTCAATTAGACCCCTCTTTCCAGTAGGCTACTTTTATGATACACAG ATCCTTTGTAATCTTTTAGCAGTAGATGGTGTCAATGAGCCCGATGTTTTGGCAATCAATGGAG CTTCTGCTGCACTTGCATTATCTGATATCCCATGGAATGGTCCTATTG GTGCAGTAAGGGTAGGCCTGGTTGATGGAGAAACTATTATCAATCCAACTCGAAAACAGTTGTCGTCTAGCACTTTAAATTTAGTTGTTGCTGGAGCCCCACAAAATCAAGTTG TTATGTTGGAGGCAACAGCTGAGAATATACTGCAACAAGATTTCTGTCACGCCATCAAAGTAGGGGTGAAACATACCCAGCAAATAATTCAGGGAATTCAACAGCTAGTGAAGGAACGAGGCATTGTCAAGAGAACTGTTCAGAAGTTATTTGTTGCTCCTGAAGAGATTGTGGAATGCGCAAAAAA ATTTGCTTTTAACAAGATCTATGCAGTGTTCACAGATTTCAGCCATGATAAA GTTTCTAGAGATGAAGCAGTTAACAAAATAAGACTTGAAACAGAGGAACACTTGAAAG AAAAATTTCCAGAGGCTGAGCCTTATGAAATCATGGAATCTTTTAATGTAGTTTCAAAggatatttttagaaatcttaTTTTGAATGAATATAGAAG GTGTGATGGAAGAGATTTGACTTCCATCAGAGATATTAGATGTGAAgtaaacatgtttaaaatgcttcatGGATCAGCATTATTTCAGAGAGGTCAAACACAG GTGCTCTGTACAGTTACATTTGACTCATTAGAATCAAGTGTAAAATCAGATCTTATCTCAACAGCTGTGAG tGGAGTAAAAGATAAAAACTTCATGCTGCATTATGAG tTTCCTCCTTATGCAACTAATGAGATTGGCAAAGTTACTGGTGTGAATAGAAGAGAACTTGGACATG gtgCACTCGCAGAGAGAGCTTTGAAACCAGTTATTCCCCAGCATTTTCCCTTCACCATACGAGTTACTTCTGAAGTCTTGGAGTCAAATG GATCCTCTTCGATGGCATCTGCATGTGGTGGAAGTTTGGCATTAATGGATGCAG GAGTTCCAGTATCAAGTGCAGTGGCAGGTGTAGCAATAGGTCTTGTTACCAAATGCAATCTGGAGAAAAATGGTGATCTTGAAGATTATCGTTTGCTGACAGACATCCTG GGAATTGAAGATTACTATGGTGATATGGATTTCAAAATGGCAGGAACTAATAAAGGAATAACTGCCTTGCAG GTTGATCTAAAACTACCAGGAATACCAATGAAAATTGTAATGGAAGCTATTCAGCAAGCCACGG ctgcaaagagagagattttacaAATTATGAACCAGACACTGGCAAAACCCAGAcctaacaggaaagaaaatggaccTGTTGTAG aaactGTCCATGTTCCATTATCAAAAAGGTTACGATTTGTTGGTCCTGGGGCCTACAATTTGAAGAAACTTCAAGCACAGACAG GTGTAACTCTAAGTCAGCTGGATGAAGAGACATATTCTGTGTTTGCTCCAACACCTAGTGCTATGCATGAAGCAAGAGAATTTATCCGTGAAATCTGCAAAGATGAC CAAGAACTTAATTTGGAATTTGGTGCAGTCTATACAGCCACAATAACTGAAATTAG aGATTCTGGAGTAATGGTAAAATTATATCCAAACATGACACCAGTGTTACTTCATAATTCACAACTTGATCAAAGAAAG ATTAAACATCCTAGTGCCCTGGGATTAGAAGTTGGCCAAGAAATTCag GTTAAATACTTCGGGCGTGACCCAACTGATGGTAGAATGCGTCTTTCACGTAAAGTTCTTCAGTCGCCAGCCACAACTGTGCTGAAGACTCTTACTGATAAAAATAGTATTGTCATGGGAGGTGCAGGTCCACAGTCATCTAGTTCATCCCAGTGA
- the PNPT1 gene encoding polyribonucleotide nucleotidyltransferase 1, mitochondrial isoform X2: MVTAVSKTKPSPSQFMPLVVDYRQKAAAAGRIPTNYLRRELGATDKEILTSRVIDRSIRPLFPVGYFYDTQILCNLLAVDGVNEPDVLAINGASAALALSDIPWNGPIGAVRVGLVDGETIINPTRKQLSSSTLNLVVAGAPQNQVVMLEATAENILQQDFCHAIKVGVKHTQQIIQGIQQLVKERGIVKRTVQKLFVAPEEIVECAKKFAFNKIYAVFTDFSHDKVSRDEAVNKIRLETEEHLKEKFPEAEPYEIMESFNVVSKDIFRNLILNEYRRCDGRDLTSIRDIRCEVNMFKMLHGSALFQRGQTQVLCTVTFDSLESSVKSDLISTAVSGVKDKNFMLHYEFPPYATNEIGKVTGVNRRELGHGALAERALKPVIPQHFPFTIRVTSEVLESNGSSSMASACGGSLALMDAGVPVSSAVAGVAIGLVTKCNLEKNGDLEDYRLLTDILGIEDYYGDMDFKMAGTNKGITALQVDLKLPGIPMKIVMEAIQQATAAKREILQIMNQTLAKPRPNRKENGPVVETVHVPLSKRLRFVGPGAYNLKKLQAQTGVTLSQLDEETYSVFAPTPSAMHEAREFIREICKDDQELNLEFGAVYTATITEIRDSGVMVKLYPNMTPVLLHNSQLDQRKIKHPSALGLEVGQEIQVKYFGRDPTDGRMRLSRKVLQSPATTVLKTLTDKNSIVMGGAGPQSSSSSQ, encoded by the exons ATGGTCACAGCAGTCAGTAAAACAAAGCCTTCTCCCTCTCAATTTATGCCATTAGTG GTTGACTATCGTcagaaagctgctgcagcaggaagaatTCCTACAAACTATTTAAGAAGAGAACTTGGTGCCACTGATAAAGAAATTCTTACCAGCAGAGTAATAG ATAGGTCAATTAGACCCCTCTTTCCAGTAGGCTACTTTTATGATACACAG ATCCTTTGTAATCTTTTAGCAGTAGATGGTGTCAATGAGCCCGATGTTTTGGCAATCAATGGAG CTTCTGCTGCACTTGCATTATCTGATATCCCATGGAATGGTCCTATTG GTGCAGTAAGGGTAGGCCTGGTTGATGGAGAAACTATTATCAATCCAACTCGAAAACAGTTGTCGTCTAGCACTTTAAATTTAGTTGTTGCTGGAGCCCCACAAAATCAAGTTG TTATGTTGGAGGCAACAGCTGAGAATATACTGCAACAAGATTTCTGTCACGCCATCAAAGTAGGGGTGAAACATACCCAGCAAATAATTCAGGGAATTCAACAGCTAGTGAAGGAACGAGGCATTGTCAAGAGAACTGTTCAGAAGTTATTTGTTGCTCCTGAAGAGATTGTGGAATGCGCAAAAAA ATTTGCTTTTAACAAGATCTATGCAGTGTTCACAGATTTCAGCCATGATAAA GTTTCTAGAGATGAAGCAGTTAACAAAATAAGACTTGAAACAGAGGAACACTTGAAAG AAAAATTTCCAGAGGCTGAGCCTTATGAAATCATGGAATCTTTTAATGTAGTTTCAAAggatatttttagaaatcttaTTTTGAATGAATATAGAAG GTGTGATGGAAGAGATTTGACTTCCATCAGAGATATTAGATGTGAAgtaaacatgtttaaaatgcttcatGGATCAGCATTATTTCAGAGAGGTCAAACACAG GTGCTCTGTACAGTTACATTTGACTCATTAGAATCAAGTGTAAAATCAGATCTTATCTCAACAGCTGTGAG tGGAGTAAAAGATAAAAACTTCATGCTGCATTATGAG tTTCCTCCTTATGCAACTAATGAGATTGGCAAAGTTACTGGTGTGAATAGAAGAGAACTTGGACATG gtgCACTCGCAGAGAGAGCTTTGAAACCAGTTATTCCCCAGCATTTTCCCTTCACCATACGAGTTACTTCTGAAGTCTTGGAGTCAAATG GATCCTCTTCGATGGCATCTGCATGTGGTGGAAGTTTGGCATTAATGGATGCAG GAGTTCCAGTATCAAGTGCAGTGGCAGGTGTAGCAATAGGTCTTGTTACCAAATGCAATCTGGAGAAAAATGGTGATCTTGAAGATTATCGTTTGCTGACAGACATCCTG GGAATTGAAGATTACTATGGTGATATGGATTTCAAAATGGCAGGAACTAATAAAGGAATAACTGCCTTGCAG GTTGATCTAAAACTACCAGGAATACCAATGAAAATTGTAATGGAAGCTATTCAGCAAGCCACGG ctgcaaagagagagattttacaAATTATGAACCAGACACTGGCAAAACCCAGAcctaacaggaaagaaaatggaccTGTTGTAG aaactGTCCATGTTCCATTATCAAAAAGGTTACGATTTGTTGGTCCTGGGGCCTACAATTTGAAGAAACTTCAAGCACAGACAG GTGTAACTCTAAGTCAGCTGGATGAAGAGACATATTCTGTGTTTGCTCCAACACCTAGTGCTATGCATGAAGCAAGAGAATTTATCCGTGAAATCTGCAAAGATGAC CAAGAACTTAATTTGGAATTTGGTGCAGTCTATACAGCCACAATAACTGAAATTAG aGATTCTGGAGTAATGGTAAAATTATATCCAAACATGACACCAGTGTTACTTCATAATTCACAACTTGATCAAAGAAAG ATTAAACATCCTAGTGCCCTGGGATTAGAAGTTGGCCAAGAAATTCag GTTAAATACTTCGGGCGTGACCCAACTGATGGTAGAATGCGTCTTTCACGTAAAGTTCTTCAGTCGCCAGCCACAACTGTGCTGAAGACTCTTACTGATAAAAATAGTATTGTCATGGGAGGTGCAGGTCCACAGTCATCTAGTTCATCCCAGTGA